GGGGTGCCACAGGACGTGCGCCCGGGCCAACGGGTCGCGGCGCCGCGGCTCGTCGGCGATCCGGTAGGCGTAGCGGCGCCAGACCGCGCTGAACCGCGCGTCGAACCCGGGCGGCGCCACGCGCACCCCCGTGACGACGACGTCGCTCGCCCCGGCGCGGCCCAGCACCCCCGTGAGGCGCGTCAGCAGCGCCTCCTCGGGGCGGTGGGCGGACCGCCCGGGCACCGCCTCCCAGGCGGAGAGCGGGACGTCGACATGGGCCACCTGGCCGCGAGCGTGGACGCCGGCGTCGGTCCGGCCGGCCACGGTGAGCCGGGCCGGCACGGGCAGCCGCAGGACGGTCGTCAGCGCCTCCTCGAGGACGCCCTGGACCGTGCGCAGGCCAGGCTGCGCCGCCCAGCCGGCGAACGCCGCGCCGTCGTAGGCGAGGTCCAGGCGGACCCGCACGAGGTCGGTGGTCCCGGCGTCCGTCACGGAGCCGAGGCTACCGCCGCCGCCCGCCGCTAGGCTCCGGGAGTGACCTCCGGCCCCACCACCCTCGCCGTCGACTGCGGCGGCGGCGGGCTCAAGGCCTCCGTCCTCGACGCGGCCGGCACCATGCACGCCCAGCCGGTGCGGGCGCGCACGCCCTACCCGCTGCCGCCGGACCGCCTCGTCGCCGCCGTCGCCTCCCTCGCCGACCAGCTCCCCCCGGCCGACCGCGTCACCGTCGGCATGCCGGGCATGCTGCGGCACGGCGTCGTCGTCGCGACGCCGCACTACGTCACCCGCGCGGGCCCGCGCACCCGGGTCCTGCCCGAGCTCGTCGAGGCGTGGGCGGGCTTCGACATGCGGGGCGCCCTCGAGCAGGGCCTCGGGATGCCGGCGCTCGTCCTCAACGACGCCGAGGTCCACGGCGCCGGCGTGGTGGCCGGCGCGGGCCTGGAGATGGTCCTCACCCTGGGCACCGGCCTGGGCAACGCGGTCTTCGACGGCGGGGTGCTCGCGCCCCACGCCGAGCTGAGCCAGGCGACCGTGCGCTGGGGCCTCACCTACGACGACTACATCGGCGAGCACGAGCGGCTACGCCTCGGGGACGCCATGTGGTCGCGCCGAGCCCGCCGCGTCGTGGAGGCCCTGCGGCCCATGTACCTGTGGGACCGCCTCTACCTCGGCGGCGGCAACTCGCGCCGGATCAGCCCGCAGGTCTCCACCCGCCTCGGCGATGACGTCGTCATCGTCCCCAACAGCGCGGGGATCGTCGGCGGAGTGCGCGCGTGGGAGCTGGCGGCGCGCTAGCGCACCTCGGCGACGAGCTCGAGGACCTGCCGCGTGAACGCCAC
The sequence above is a segment of the Georgenia faecalis genome. Coding sequences within it:
- the truA gene encoding tRNA pseudouridine(38-40) synthase TruA encodes the protein MTDAGTTDLVRVRLDLAYDGAAFAGWAAQPGLRTVQGVLEEALTTVLRLPVPARLTVAGRTDAGVHARGQVAHVDVPLSAWEAVPGRSAHRPEEALLTRLTGVLGRAGASDVVVTGVRVAPPGFDARFSAVWRRYAYRIADEPRRRDPLARAHVLWHPRPLDVAAMAAAGAWLLGEHDFAAYCKPREGATTIRTLLDLHWRRAGEGEPDAGLVVATVRADAFCHSMVRALVGAHLAVGEGRRGVEWPREVLAAGRRDPAVTVAPARGLTLEEVGYPDDVHLAARALEARAVRTLPTPPATG
- a CDS encoding ROK family protein, coding for MTSGPTTLAVDCGGGGLKASVLDAAGTMHAQPVRARTPYPLPPDRLVAAVASLADQLPPADRVTVGMPGMLRHGVVVATPHYVTRAGPRTRVLPELVEAWAGFDMRGALEQGLGMPALVLNDAEVHGAGVVAGAGLEMVLTLGTGLGNAVFDGGVLAPHAELSQATVRWGLTYDDYIGEHERLRLGDAMWSRRARRVVEALRPMYLWDRLYLGGGNSRRISPQVSTRLGDDVVIVPNSAGIVGGVRAWELAAR